The nucleotide window GAGAGTTTTCCATATGGAATCTGGAGACGGTTATCCAGGAATATATTAAACGGAGATAATAAAGAACTGTTTTCCGCGGGAGATAATAAAGGAGATTTTAAGCTCAGGCAGGCAATCTGTACGTATCTATACGGGGCAAGAGGGGTGACCTGCCGGCCGGAACAGTTGATTGTCGGAGCAGGGAACGAATATCTCCTCATGCTTTTGAACCAGCTGTTTGGAAATCAGAATGTGATCGCCATGGAGACGCCCACCTACCGTCAGGCATACCGGGTATTTGACCGACTGGGACATCTTGTGGTTCCAGTGGAGATGGACGAGAGCGGGATGGATATCAGGAAGCTGTCTGTGTCAGATGCGGATATTGCCTATGTGATGCCGTCCCATCAGTTTCCGACGGGAATTGTCATGCCCATCCGCAGACGCATGGAGCTTTTGTCATGGGCAGCGGAAAAGGAAGGACGGTATATCATCGAGGATGACTATGACAGTGAATTTCGCTATCGGGGAAAGCCGATTCCTTCCCTGCAGAGCGCGGATACGGCCGGACGCGTTATTTACTTCGGCACGTTTTCGAGGGCGGTCGCTCCTGCTATCCGTGTGAGCTATATGATGCTTCCGATGCCTCTTTTGGAACAATATGAAAGGACCTGCAGCTTTTATGCCTCCACAGTGTCCAGGATCGATCAGAGGATTCTGGCGGAATTTATTGAAGATGGTTATTATGAGCGGCATCTGAACAAGATGAGGGGGATTTACAAAGCGAAGCATGATGCCCTCCTCGCGGCACTTTTGCCTTTGGCAAAGGAATATTCCATTGGCGGAGAACACGCCGGAATTCATATTTTGTTAAAAAGTATGCGGGGGGTTCCGGAGGAGCGTCTGGTCTCCCTGGCGGAGGAAGCCGGAGTGAGGGTTTACGGGCTGTCAGAATTTGGTATCGGAGAGGGAAACTCATCGCAGGAAATTCAGAAAGACAGATCTGGGACCGTGCTGCTGGGCTACGCAAATCTTAGCAGGAAGGAAATAGAAAAAGGCGCGGATTTGCTTTGCCGCGCCTTTAGAATGGCTGATGCCGATTTACGGCCATGAAATATCCAGAGAAAGGGAGGTAAGTGCCTGAGACGCGGCGGCTTCCTCATTTGTCGTTTTACATGCGTCGATCCAGTCCTCCAGATGATAGAATCTCAGCTGGGTGGGACGTTTACCTTCCAGTGGGAAGCAGGCACTGTTCATTGAGCTTGAATTATCCCCGCATTGTATGACATTTCCATCCTGGTCAAATAAAGACAGGCCGCTCATACAAGCTCCTTCATTTTCGAAAGCTTCATAATCCGGAAGAAAAATAGCTTTGATCTGGTATGGAGAAATATATACGGTTGATATACCATACACAGTCTGTTCGGGATTCAGATCATCATATATCTGAAGCTCTGTGACATCAGCGTTAAAAGAAAAGCTTACCTCCCAGCTGCCCTTTACCCACATGGAAGCGCCGATAGGATTGGATTCTACAATGACCGGATTTTTATTAATGTCAGCGAAATCGGCGCCGATGGTATTCAGGCGGATGGTCAAATTATGGGAACCGTCTGATCCGATTATGGAATCTGGCAGGTTTATCTTTAACATTCCGCTGAAATTGTGTTCATCCGGTTGTTCGATATGGAAGGACGTGTTTCCGAGCTCTCCGTCTCCGCCAGCTTCTTCCGCGTCGATCAGGGCCGATCCGGAAAGGTAGACATGTGCGGGAATCGGGCTGCCTGTCTCATCATAGAAAAATCCCATGGGTTCTTCTGAGAAAAAAGACAGGGAAAGGAAGACAGAAATACCATCGCAGTATACCTCGGAAGCAGTCAAGGTGATTCCTTGATCTGTGACCGTATAGAGTTCCGACGGGGAAGCATCCGATTCAGCGATTGCTGCTGAAGTATTGGTCTGTGTCACAGTATCTGCTTCGCTTTCCGCGGGAGTGGTGCTTTTTGTGGGCGTCAATACCTGAGCCCGGTCAGAATAATCACCGGGATAGGCAAAGTCATCCTGTAAATCTGAGAATAGGCTTCCGACAAAGGGGAGTTTGGCGGCAAGCGACGGATTACTGACGCAAAAAAGAATGGCGATGATAAATGCGGCAGCAGTGGATCCGATGCCCATCCAGATTCTCTTTCGGATTTTTTTCCGCCGTTCATTTTTTAATTTGTCCAGACTGGATTTTACGGTTGCTTCCAGTTTCGGGGATATGGGAATCTTATCTAATTTAAGTGGCATAAATATAATCCTCCTTTAAAAAATTTCGGAGTTCTCTTCTCGCACGGCTTAAATAAGCCTTGACGGAACCTTCCGGTATATTCATGGCATAGGCAATCTCATTCACAGTCAAGTCATTGAAATATTTCAGAATGATCACAGTCCGGTGCTTTTCGGGCAGCAGATCAATCGCATCATATAGATCCCATTTTTCTTCTGGAGAAATTCCAGGAGAAGAAGAGAC belongs to Qiania dongpingensis and includes:
- the pdxR gene encoding MocR-like pyridoxine biosynthesis transcription factor PdxR, with protein sequence MYELTIPLSESEDRPLYEQIYVYIKRQIKQGNLPARTKLPSTRKLAEHLGVSRSTTQMAYDQLLSEGYLEAEPYRGYYVSELEALFDLGGQSVPGEERQQEKDKKWIYDFSLRGIDLESFPYGIWRRLSRNILNGDNKELFSAGDNKGDFKLRQAICTYLYGARGVTCRPEQLIVGAGNEYLLMLLNQLFGNQNVIAMETPTYRQAYRVFDRLGHLVVPVEMDESGMDIRKLSVSDADIAYVMPSHQFPTGIVMPIRRRMELLSWAAEKEGRYIIEDDYDSEFRYRGKPIPSLQSADTAGRVIYFGTFSRAVAPAIRVSYMMLPMPLLEQYERTCSFYASTVSRIDQRILAEFIEDGYYERHLNKMRGIYKAKHDALLAALLPLAKEYSIGGEHAGIHILLKSMRGVPEERLVSLAEEAGVRVYGLSEFGIGEGNSSQEIQKDRSGTVLLGYANLSRKEIEKGADLLCRAFRMADADLRP
- a CDS encoding DUF4179 domain-containing protein, with translation MPLKLDKIPISPKLEATVKSSLDKLKNERRKKIRKRIWMGIGSTAAAFIIAILFCVSNPSLAAKLPFVGSLFSDLQDDFAYPGDYSDRAQVLTPTKSTTPAESEADTVTQTNTSAAIAESDASPSELYTVTDQGITLTASEVYCDGISVFLSLSFFSEEPMGFFYDETGSPIPAHVYLSGSALIDAEEAGGDGELGNTSFHIEQPDEHNFSGMLKINLPDSIIGSDGSHNLTIRLNTIGADFADINKNPVIVESNPIGASMWVKGSWEVSFSFNADVTELQIYDDLNPEQTVYGISTVYISPYQIKAIFLPDYEAFENEGACMSGLSLFDQDGNVIQCGDNSSSMNSACFPLEGKRPTQLRFYHLEDWIDACKTTNEEAAASQALTSLSLDISWP